Proteins from one Listeria innocua genomic window:
- a CDS encoding MFS transporter yields the protein MAGSSTSKKGTIAVSLTNYLDSGCIVAGASGLTLWATQFGLSSFAVGLLGAVSANAFGSAIGALIGGHLADKYGRKFIYTYNMLVYMLGVTIIMFAMNFPMLLIGFLVTGLSVGAGVPASWTYISEMADPSIRARNIGISQFAWSCGPAIIFTLGIIVSPLGLLGNRLLFLSLLIVAFVAWQLQRKLEESKDWEAEQVKMKESGNRLEHPFKTAFSSMVNVKSVLFLVGVYLFWNLVAGAMGFFMPFVYETVGGLSNTQANLLQAVLWILTAASTYFGFAKFGDRVSHRGLFFVGALMAVASWVVLTFVGMSWVGLWTFVILWGISAGIGAQAFYALWSTELFPTKYRGGVQGVMFFLVRGSTGVWSIVFPVILANLGFTVAGTIMIGLLTVSLLIGVIWAPKTRGRSLDDITKERYGNTID from the coding sequence ATGGCTGGATCGAGTACAAGTAAAAAAGGAACGATAGCGGTATCTTTGACGAACTATTTAGATTCTGGATGTATTGTAGCGGGAGCAAGTGGACTAACTTTGTGGGCAACACAATTCGGACTTAGCAGTTTTGCAGTGGGATTACTTGGGGCGGTGAGCGCAAATGCGTTTGGTTCTGCAATTGGCGCACTTATTGGTGGTCATTTAGCAGATAAATATGGACGGAAATTTATTTATACGTATAACATGTTGGTATATATGCTTGGGGTTACAATCATTATGTTTGCGATGAACTTCCCAATGCTATTAATTGGATTTTTAGTTACAGGTCTTTCTGTTGGGGCTGGAGTTCCGGCTTCATGGACATATATTTCTGAAATGGCGGACCCTAGTATAAGAGCTAGAAATATTGGTATATCTCAATTTGCTTGGTCATGTGGGCCAGCAATTATCTTTACTTTAGGAATTATTGTATCTCCACTTGGACTTTTAGGTAACCGCTTACTTTTCTTATCTTTATTGATTGTAGCGTTTGTGGCTTGGCAGTTGCAACGTAAATTAGAGGAGTCGAAGGACTGGGAAGCGGAGCAAGTGAAAATGAAAGAAAGTGGTAATCGTTTGGAACATCCTTTTAAAACAGCATTTTCTAGTATGGTAAATGTAAAATCAGTACTTTTCTTAGTGGGTGTGTACTTGTTTTGGAATTTAGTAGCAGGTGCAATGGGATTCTTTATGCCGTTTGTATATGAAACGGTGGGTGGTCTTTCTAATACACAAGCGAATTTATTGCAAGCTGTATTATGGATACTCACAGCAGCTTCTACATACTTTGGCTTTGCTAAATTTGGTGATCGAGTAAGTCATCGTGGGTTGTTTTTTGTAGGGGCTTTAATGGCAGTTGCCTCTTGGGTTGTACTTACTTTTGTTGGAATGTCTTGGGTTGGCTTATGGACATTTGTTATTTTATGGGGTATTTCAGCAGGGATTGGTGCACAAGCTTTTTACGCACTTTGGTCAACAGAACTTTTTCCAACAAAATATCGTGGTGGGGTTCAAGGTGTGATGTTTTTCTTAGTTCGTGGTAGTACAGGTGTCTGGTCGATTGTTTTCCCAGTGATCTTGGCGAATCTTGGCTTTACTGTGGCGGGTACAATCATGATTGGTTTACTTACAGTGTCGCTTTTAATTGGTGTAATTTGGGCGCCGAAAACACGTGGCAGATCACTTGATGATATTACGAAGGAACGTTACGGAAATACAATTGATTAA